Sequence from the Helianthus annuus cultivar XRQ/B chromosome 13, HanXRQr2.0-SUNRISE, whole genome shotgun sequence genome:
ATTTAATatcataaatatataaaaaaaaaaaatttcattcaAAAATATAACAATAAAAGCTTAAGAAATTACATTCAAAAATCATTCTTAATAGACAATTTAATTCTTCATTCACTTCCAAATTCTCTGTTCAAATAGTCAATAAACATTCTCTTTGCACTGTCAGCATCCGAAGGCGGTGGGGGCCCGCTTAAGCTCGATTGACCAGTCAACTTTATGAACGTCTTTCTTAGCCTCCGAAGCTCGGGTAATCCAACCGACCTCGAAATGTTAATAGTCGGCAAGTCATGGCTAATAGAGAGTCCGGTCACGGGTCCACCCATCGCTAAAGACTGCGCCTCGATAATCGCACTGGTCACCTCCTGTGTGGCTCGGTCCATTTCGTAAAGTGAGTTCGCCTCCGAAAAACGCACACTTTGTGTCGCTATCGTCGGCTGCAAGATTTTAACATCTCGCGTCTTCGAGTCTACTTTTTTGGTTACGTACGATACAAGATCTACAATAGCCGGAGACGATTTTTCTATTCCGTCTTTAAACGGCCATAACTCGAATAACGGTGAATCCCATCGGTTCCTTCGGTCAGGTCTCTCGAACCTTCGTACTaaatcttcgaaaatcccgtcGTTATACGAACTTTCGTCTTTCTCCCTGCGTTCGGTATTCCATTTCCGGCAATGCGTTTCTTCAACGTCAGTGAAAAGAACGCAATGCCTGATCCCCGCAGCGCGTGCAAGACACCATAACTCGTATCGGTAACCCTTTATGCTATTTAGGGAATCGACGATTATTATGTTGTCTTTTGATAATGATCGATCTACTTCAGATCTAAGCACTCCGCGTAAGTTTTTTTCTGAGGTCATTTCTGCGTAGGTTTGATTACGGTCGAGGTGAAAGGAGGTTTCGTCGATGATTCGGACGTTAGGTTTAGATTCTAGGTCGTTTAGAGCCTCCGACAGGCAAAGAGCGGCTGTTGACTTCCCGCTGCATGGTTGACCACAAATGACAACCAAAGCCATTCAAAGTACTGTAACTGCAGACATGAACGTCGTTTATATCAATCGACAATTAAATTAGCTTTCGTAAAAAATTGTTATCAAAATCGTCTCTAATATTTTGATTGGAATAAAGAATGTGCATATACTCAGCATACAGAATATCGCATTACGGAAACAAGCAGTCAAAAGCTTACAGATTTATCATGGAAATAGCAGCTCACTATCAGATCCAGATTTTTTTGAAGCTAGAATTATATAATGTTTCTGTGACTTTCTTAAACACAAATCAACTCTAGGGCTGTCATTTTTAGCCAAAAACCGAAACCTGACACGGATACAAAGCCAGCCGAACCCAAATTAGAGAATACCCGAAAAACTGGAACCCAAATAAGCCAAACCCGAACTTTTAATGGGTCGGGTCACTTTTGCTAGCCAAAAACCCAAAActcgaaaaaaaataaaaaccgaaGAACACCCCTTAGCAAGATTtaaattttgatgatattttgttGAAAAATATTCTCtttttcattttacatctaaaccGCAAACCCGAACAACCCAAAACCCAAACTTTAAATGGGTCGGTTATCAGGTCACTTTTTTCACAAAGTGACAAGGATGAAACCCGGACAACCCGAC
This genomic interval carries:
- the LOC110899641 gene encoding protein KTI12 homolog, giving the protein MALVVICGQPCSGKSTAALCLSEALNDLESKPNVRIIDETSFHLDRNQTYAEMTSEKNLRGVLRSEVDRSLSKDNIIIVDSLNSIKGYRYELWCLARAAGIRHCVLFTDVEETHCRKWNTERREKDESSYNDGIFEDLVRRFERPDRRNRWDSPLFELWPFKDGIEKSSPAIVDLVSYVTKKVDSKTRDVKILQPTIATQSVRFSEANSLYEMDRATQEVTSAIIEAQSLAMGGPVTGLSISHDLPTINISRSVGLPELRRLRKTFIKLTGQSSLSGPPPPSDADSAKRMFIDYLNREFGSE